A stretch of the Vagococcus entomophilus genome encodes the following:
- the rplE gene encoding 50S ribosomal protein L5: protein MNRLKEKYVKEITPALVEKFNYTSVMQTPKVEKIVINMGVGDAVSNAKNLDKAVEELTLISGQKPMITKAKKSIAGFRLREGMPIGCKVTLRGERMFDFLDKLVTVSLPRVRDFHGVSKKSFDGRGNYTLGVKEQLIFPEVDYDLIDKVRGMDIVIVTTANTDEEARELLAQLGMPFQK, encoded by the coding sequence GAAAAATTTAATTATACATCTGTAATGCAAACTCCAAAAGTTGAGAAAATTGTAATCAACATGGGTGTGGGTGATGCGGTTTCAAACGCAAAAAACTTGGATAAAGCTGTAGAAGAACTAACATTAATCTCAGGTCAAAAACCGATGATTACAAAAGCTAAGAAATCAATCGCTGGTTTCCGTTTACGTGAAGGCATGCCAATCGGCTGTAAAGTAACATTACGCGGCGAAAGAATGTTTGATTTCTTGGACAAATTAGTAACAGTTTCTCTACCACGTGTTCGTGACTTCCATGGTGTAAGCAAAAAATCATTCGATGGACGCGGAAACTATACTTTAGGTGTTAAAGAACAATTAATCTTCCCAGAAGTTGATTATGATTTAATCGATAAAGTACGTGGTATGGATATCGTTATCGTAACAACTGCTAATACAGATGAGGAAGCTCGTGAATTATTAGCACAACTTGGAATGCCATTCCAAAAATAA
- a CDS encoding type Z 30S ribosomal protein S14 codes for MAKKSMIAKNKRPAKFSTQEYTRCERCGRPHSVYRKFKLCRICFRELAYKGQIPGVKKASW; via the coding sequence GTGGCTAAAAAATCAATGATTGCTAAAAACAAACGCCCTGCAAAATTCTCAACTCAAGAATATACCCGTTGTGAACGTTGTGGTCGTCCACATTCAGTTTATCGTAAATTTAAACTTTGCCGTATTTGCTTCCGCGAACTTGCCTATAAAGGACAAATTCCCGGCGTGAAGAAAGCTAGCTGGTAA